One window from the genome of Bacillus rossius redtenbacheri isolate Brsri chromosome 17, Brsri_v3, whole genome shotgun sequence encodes:
- the LOC134540677 gene encoding uncharacterized protein LOC134540677, giving the protein MENATLVMQGSLSEWNILNRIYGLLTPNATAWSQEKVREIVNICKMRSEQNLYGVATNCSSGASDWAKCLHLQMIVECPDEYWNHSDQCNSLKEYLVTCPNGPPPPPPQGVCVLYSPTPNIPILGLIRNGLKKTVMHLTRNMPQEAGDYISGSVHR; this is encoded by the exons ATGGAAAACGCAACTCTC GTGATGCAAGGCTCTCTCTCAGAATGGAATATTTTAAACCGCATATATGGCCTTCTAACGCCAAACGCGACCGCCTGGAGTCAGGAAAAAGTCCGTGAGATTGTCAACATCTGCAAAATGAGATCAG aacaaAATTTGTACGGTGTAGCTACAAACTGCAGCTCGGGCGCTTCTGATTGGGCAAAGTGTCTTCATCTCCAGATGATTGTG gaaTGCCCGGACGAGTACTGGAACCACA GTGACCAGTGCAACAGCCTGAAGGAATACCTTGTCACGTGTCCCAACGGCCCACCGCCGCCTCCACCGCAGGGAGTCTGTGTCTTGTATTCCCCAACGCCGAACATTCCCATTTTGGGATTAATCCGGAATGGACTGAAAAAAACCGTAATGCATCTCACGAGGAACATGCCGCAAGAAGCCGGGGATTATATTTCTGGGAGCGTTCACCGGTAA